In Chanodichthys erythropterus isolate Z2021 chromosome 9, ASM2448905v1, whole genome shotgun sequence, a genomic segment contains:
- the tbc1d10aa gene encoding TBC1 domain family member 10A, giving the protein MMAQLENGRLSDDTMSVRTLGSQFDEESSFGSDSEINGFTSSRQIDKYGFIGGAQKYSEESAQDVPLEVLRHREVKWLDMLNHWDRWVSKRFKKVRLRCQKGIPPSLRGRAWLYLSGGKVKREQNSGKFKELDSMEGDAKWIDVIERDLHRQFPFHEMFVSRGGHGQQDLFRVLKAYTLYRPDEGYCQAQAPIAAVLLMHMPAEDAFWGLVQICEKYLPGYYSAGLEAIQLDGQILNALLKRVSPPAYRHLEKHKIEPILYMTEWFMCAFSRTLPWASVLRVWDMFLCDGVKIIFRVGLVLLKCMLGTREKLKACPGQYETMELLRALEPQYMQEGFLIHQVLELPISARDVEREHRVQLKRWRKTHGELSYKSPPRMHGAQAIMSAEPHSRQDLRQNPTIIVEYPQLSDTKSESTRIKKRSTIRKAPVPLEVPNPYALPTDPKPDPLKNQAQDTSSNNQSSHPPPSLQQSLLTTPEKTPAGKAEPSSDPPTAVIPTPDPSPNLSRIPPPPQTSPIPIPTYPTKLPHSSNPAITAEPLPITKNSGNTNNSAHLKDPPPTTDSTPLLPDDTPVNGNSAAAPRVPGLRNSCESVGSEDTYL; this is encoded by the exons ATGATGGCTCAGCTGGAGAATGGACGTCTGTCTGATGACACTATGAGTGTGAGGACTCTGGGCAGTCAGTTTGACGAGGAGAGCTCCTTCGGGTCCGACTCTGAAATCAACGGATTCACCAGCTCGAGGCAAATTGACAAGTATGGATTCATCGGAGGAGCCCAGAAGTATTCAGAGGAATC GGCTCAAGATGTTCCTCTGGAAGTATTAAGGCACAGGGAAGTCAAATGGTTGGATATGCTGAACCACTGGGACAGATGGGTCAGTAAAAGGTTCAAGAAG GTGCGACTGCGATGTCAGAAAGGAATCCCGCCATCATTGCGAGGCAGGGCCTGGCTGTACCTGTCAGGTGGAAAAGTGAAAAGAGAGCAAAACAGTGGGAAGTTCAAG GAGTTGGATAGCATGGAGGGAGACGCTAAGTGGATTGATGTGATAGAGAGAGATCTACACAGACAGTTCCCCTTCCATGAGATGTTTGTGTCCCGAGGAGGTCATGG ACAGCAGGACCTGTTCCGGGTGTTGAAGGCTTATACTCTGTACAGACCAGATGAGGGTTACTGCCAAGCTCAGGCTCCTATAGCAGCGGTGCTTCTGATGCATATGCCTGCTGAG GATGCATTTTGGGGTCTAGTTCAGATTTGTGAGAAGTACCTACCTGGATACTACAGCGCAGGCCTG GAGGCCATACAGTTGGATGGACAGATCTTAAATGCGTTACTAAAGCGTGTGAGTCCTCCGGCGTATCGGCACCTTGAGAAACATAAGATAGAGCCCATCCTCTACATGACGGAGTGGTTCATGTGTGCGTTTTCCAGAACTCTACCCTGGGCATCTGTGCTCAGAGTTTGGGACATGTTCCTGTGTGATG GAGTGAAGATAATATTCCGTGTTGGGCTGGTGTTGCTgaaatgcatgctgggaactcGTGAGAAACTGAAGGCTTGTCCTGGTCAGTATGAGACTATGGAGCTTCTTAGAGCCTTGGAGCCACAATACATGCAGGAGGGCTTTCTCATCCATCAG GTGCTAGAGCTGCCCATTTCCGCTCGAGATGTTGAACGAGAGCACCGCGTGCAGCTGAAGCGCTGGCGGAAAACCCATGGCGAACTCAGCTACAAGTCCCCTCCCAGAATGCACGGCGCTCAGGCCATCATGTCTGCCGAGCCACACTCCCGCCAAGACCTCCGTCAGAACCCCACCATCATCGTTGAGTATCCCCAGCTCTCAGACACTAAATCTGAATCCACACGCATCAAGAAAAGAAGCACCATCCGAAAAGCCCCCGTTCCTTTGGAGGTCCCCAATCCGTATGCTTTACCAACAGACCCCAAACCAGACCCTCTTAAAAATCAAGCACAAGACACATCCTCAAACAATCAGTCCAGCCATCCTCCTCCATCACTACAGCAATCCCTCCTCactacacctgagaagacaccAGCCGGGAAGGCAGAACCTTCCTCTGATCCACCAACTGCTGTCATCCCAACCCCAGATCCATCTCCAAATCTTTCTCGCATCCCGCCACCTCCCCAAACCTCACCGATCCCCATTCCCACATACCCGACCAAGCTTCCTCACTCCTCCAACCCAGCGATCACTGCCGAACCACTTCCTATCACTAAAAACTCAGGCAACACCAACAACTCGGCCCACCTTAAAGATCCTCCACCCACTACAGACTCCACTCCGCTTCTTCCAGACGACACACCTGTGAATGGCAACTCGGCCGCTGCTCCCAGAGTTCCCGGTTTACGCAACTCATGTGAGAGCGTGGGTTCAGAGGACACGTACCTGTAG
- the myl7 gene encoding myosin regulatory light chain 2, atrial isoform → MASKKAASKRGKTAQRGSSNVFSMFEQSQIQEFKEAFGCIDQNRDGVINKSDLKETYGQLGKVNVSDEELESMLAEGKGPINFTVFLTLFGEKLNGTDPEETILAAFKLFDPNATGVVNKDEFKRLLMNQADKFTAEEVDQAFAVAPIDVAGNIDYKSLCYIITHGDEKEES, encoded by the exons ATG GCTAGTAAGAAAGCTGCATCTAAGAGGGGGAAAACTGCTCAAAGGGGCTCTTCCAATGTCTTCTCCATGTTTGAGCAATCACAAATACAGGAGTTTAAAGAG GCATTTGGCTGCATAGATCAGAACCGGGATGGAGTTATAAACAAATCTGACCTGAAGGAAACTTATGGACAACTGG GGAAGGTGAATGTGAGTGATGAAGAGCTGGAGTCTATGTTAGCAGAGGGAAAAGGGCCCATCAACTTCACTGTCTTTCTTACTCTCTTCGGAGAAAAGCTCAATG GCACAGACCCAGAGGAAACCATCCTTGCTGCGTTTAAACTCTTCGACCCAAATGCTACAGGAGTTGTCAATAAGGATGA GTTTAAGAGGCTGCTAATGAACCAAGCTGATAAATTCACAGCAGAAGAG GTTGACCAGGCTTTTGCAGTCGCTCCAATAGATGTGGCTGGGAATATTGACTATAAATCACTTTGCTACATTATCACACATGGTGATGAAAAAGAGGAGTCTTGA